The following are encoded in a window of Phaseolus vulgaris cultivar G19833 chromosome 3, P. vulgaris v2.0, whole genome shotgun sequence genomic DNA:
- the LOC137806392 gene encoding protein NSP-INTERACTING KINASE 1-like — MERRGDVALFCLALFFLSTSVVGLLSPKGVNYEVQALMSIKNSLMDPHSVLGNWDADAVDPCNWAMVTCSSDHFVTALGIPSQNISGRLSPSIGSLTNLLTVLLQDNNITGPIPSEIGKLQKLQTLDLSDNFFTGQLPDSLSQMKGLHYLRLNNNSLTGPIPSSLANMTQLAFLDISYNNLSESVPRINAKTFNIVGNPQICATGVEQNCFKTTPIPSAPNNSQDSRSTKGPKSHKVALAFASSISCIGLLILGLGFLIWWRQRHNKQIFFDVNEQHREEVFLGNLKKFHFRELQLATKNFSSKNLIGKGGFGNVYKGYLQDGTVIAVKRLKDGNAIGGEIQFQTEVEMISLAVHRNLLRLYGFCMTTTERLLVYPYMSNGSVASRLKAKPALDWPTRKRIALGAGRGLLYLHEQCDPKIIHRDVKAANILLDDYCEAVVGDFGLAKLLDHRDSHVTTAVRGTVGHIAPEYLSTGQSSEKTDVFGFGILLLELISGQRALEFGKAANQKGAMLDWVKKIHQEKKIDLLVDKDLKNHYDRIELDEIVQVALLCTQYLPSHRPKMSEVVRMLEGDGLAEKWEASQRAESTRSRGNELSSSERYSDLTDDSSLLTQAMELSGPR, encoded by the exons ATGGAGAGAAGAGGGGATGTAGCTCTCTTTTGTTTAGCTTTGTTCTTCCTGTCTACTTCAGTGGTTGGTTTGCTTTCTCCCAAAGGTGTCAACTATGAAG TTCAAGCTTTGATGAGCATTAAGAACTCTCTGATGGATCCTCATTCTGTCTTGGGTAACTGGGATGCGGATGCTGTAGATCCTTGCAACTGGGCTATGGTCACATGTTCTTCTGATCATTTTGTCACTGCCCT TGGGATTCCAAGCCAAAATATATCTGGTCGTCTCTCACCAAGCATAGGCAGTTTAACAAACCTCCTCACTGT GCTTCTGCAGGACAACAATATCACAGGACCAATCCCCTCTGAGATTGGAAAGCTCCAAAAGCTTCAAACTCTTGATCTTTCTGACAATTTCTTTACTGGTCAACTTCCAGATTCTCTTTCCCAAATGAAGGGTCTCCATTACTT GCGGCTAAACAATAACAGTCTCACTGGACCAATTCCTTCCTCTTTAGCTAACATGACACAACTTGCTTTTCT GGACATCTCTTATAACAACTTGAGTGAATCTGTACCAAGAATAAATGCAAAAACATTCAA TATCGTAGGCAATCCTCAGATATGTGCCACTGGAGTCGAGCAGAACTGCTTCAAAACAACGCCAATTCCTTCAGCTCCAAATAATTCTCAGG ATTCACGATCCACCAAAGGACCAAAGAGTCACAAAGTAGCCTTGGCGTTTGCTTCAAGCATAAGCTGCATAGGCTTACTAATTCTGGGACTTGGCTTCCTCATCTGGTGGAGACAAAGACATAACAAGCAAATATTCTTTGATGTTAATG AACAACACCGTGAAGAGGTTTTCCTTGGAAACCTCAAGAAGTTCCACTTCAGAGAACTTCAACTTGCTACAAAAAACTTCAGCAGCAAGAACTTGATTGGCAAAGGTGGTTTTGGAAATGTCTACAAAGGGTATCTCCAAGATGGTACAGTTATAGCAGTGAAAAGGCTCAAAGATGGTAACGCCATTGGAGGTGAGATCCAATTCCAGACTGAAGTTGAGATGATCAGCTTAGCCGTCCATCGGAATCTTCTTCGACTATATGGATTCTGCATGACAACTACAGAGAGGCTCTTGGTTTATCCGTACATGTCAAATGGAAGTGTCGCTTCCCGTCTGAAAG CCAAGCCAGCTTTGGACTGGCCTACGAGGAAGAGAATAGCTTTAGGAGCTGGAAGAGGCTTGCTGTATTTGCATGAACAGTGTGATCCAAAGATTATTCACAGGGATGTGAAAGCAGCAAATATCTTGCTTGATGATTATTGTGAGGCTGTGGTGGGAGATTTTGGGCTGGCAAAGCTGTTAGATCACAGGGATTCACATGTGACAACAGCAGTGAGAGGCACTGTGGGACACATAGCCCCTGAGTATCTCTCAACAGGTCAATCTTCTGAGAAAACAGATGTGTTTGGGTTTGGAATTCTTCTTCTTGAACTAATATCTGGCCAAAGGGCTCTTGAGTTTGGGAAAGCAGCAAACCAAAAAGGAGCCATGCTAGACTGG GTGAAGAAAATCCATCAAGAGAAGAAAATTGACTTGTTGGTTGACAAGGACCTGAAAAACCACTATGATAGGATTGAGCTTGATGAAATTGTGCAAGTGGCTCTTTTATGTACTCAGTACCTTCCAAGTCACAGACCCAAGATGTCTGAAGTGGTTAGGATgcttgaaggagatggtcttgCAGAGAAATGGGAAGCCTCACAGAGAGCTGAATCAACAAGAAGTAGAGGAAATGAACTCTCCTCTTCAGAGCGCTACTCTGATCTCACTGATGATTCTTCATTACTTACACAAGCAATGGAACTTTCTGGGCCAAGATGA
- the LOC137806394 gene encoding F-box/FBD/LRR-repeat protein At1g13570 isoform X1, with the protein MADVMGPDLISDLPQSIIESILVQLPIRDAVRSSILSSKWRYKWASITQLVFDDKCVPFNNDREVVERSVVKFITRVLFLHQGPIHKFQITNSKLQSCPEIDQWILFLSRNGIKELVMELGEGEFFRIPSSLFNCRKLTKLELSRCELDPPHSFKGFVCLRSLNLHQVLISPDAVETLISRCPLLESLSLSYFDNLALTICAPNLKYLYLEGEFKDICLEDTPLLVEISIAMYMTDDIAEHFEQSSNCNFLKFLGGVPNLEKLVGLIYFTKYLSIGIDSVHLPIMYHNLETIELYQVNFEDTKEIIVILRMITSSPNLKELQISGSSNIPVAVDAPDLDFWEKGCVSDSALCKLKTVKLSEMGGWPHEIEFIKYLLCRSPVLETLSIIPCVFDMENNLKMLIELVKCRRASSRAEVIFIHE; encoded by the exons ATGGCTGATGTGATGGGTCCTGACTTGATCAGTGACCTTCCTCAAAGCATTATAGAGAGTATTCTGGTGCAGCTTCCAATTAGAGATGCTGTGAGAAGTAGCATTTTGTCTAGTAAATGGAGGTACAAATGGGCTTCAATTACTCAACTTGTGTTTGATGACAAATGTGTGCCCTTTAATAATGATAGGGAGGTTGTTGAGAGGAGTGTTGTGAAGTTCATCACCAGGGTGTTGTTTCTTCACCAAGGGCCAATTCATAAGTTTCAAATTACGAATTCGAAGTTGCAGAGCTGTCCTGAAATTGATCAGTGGATTCTTTTCCTCTCGAGGAATGGTATCAAGGAGTTGGTTATGGAGTTGGGAGAAGGGGAGTTTTTTAGAATACCTTCAAGCCTTTTCAATTGTAGGAAGTTGACTAAGTTGGAGCTATCGCGGTGCGAGTTGGATCCGCCGCATAGTTTTAAGGGGTTTGTGTGCTTGAGGAGCCTCAACCTTCACCAAGTTTTGATATCCCCTGATGCAGTTGAGACCCTAATTTCCAGATGCCCTCTCTTGGAGAGTTTATCACTGtcatattttgataatttggCTCTTACTATCTGTGCCCCGAATCTTAAGTACTTGTATCTTGAAGGTGAATTCAAGGATATATGTCTTGAAGATACTCCACTTTTGGTTGAAATATCTATTGCTATGTATATGACTGATGACATTGCTGAGCACTTTGAGCAAAGCTCAAACTGCAATTTTCTGAAGTTTCTTGGTGGTGTGCCTAATCTTGAGAAGCTTGTAGGGCTTATCTACTTCACAAAG tatttgagCATAGGTATTGATTCAGTGCATCTTCCAATAATGTACCACAATTTGGAGACTATTGAATTATATCAAGTAAATTTTGAGGATACAAAAGAGATAATTGTCATCCTTCGCATGATTACAAGCTCTCCCAATCTAAAAGAACTACAAATTTCT GGTTCATCGAACATACCAGTTGCTGTAGATGCTCCGGACTTGGATTTTTGGGAAAAAGGATGCGTTTCAGATTCTGCACTTTGCAAGCTTAAAACTGTGAAGTTGTCAGAAATGGGCGGTTGGCCACATGAGATAGAATTTATCAAATATTTGCTTTGCCGTTCTCCTGTGCTTGAGACATTGAGTATCATTCCTTGTGTATTTGACATGGAGAATAATTTGAAAATGTTGATCGAATTGGTGAAATGTCGAAGAGCTTCTTCTAGAGCAGAAGTTATTTTCATCCACGAGTGA
- the LOC137806394 gene encoding F-box/FBD/LRR-repeat protein At1g13570 isoform X2 translates to MADVMGPDLISDLPQSIIESILVQLPIRDAVRSSILSSKWRYKWASITQLVFDDKCVPFNNDREVVERSVVKFITRVLFLHQGPIHKFQITNSKLQSCPEIDQWILFLSRNGIKELVMELGEGEFFRIPSSLFNCRKLTKLELSRCELDPPHSFKGFVCLRSLNLHQVLISPDAVETLISRCPLLESLSLSYFDNLALTICAPNLKYLYLEGEFKDICLEDTPLLVEISIAMYMTDDIAEHFEQSSNCNFLKFLGGVPNLEKLVGLIYFTKGSSNIPVAVDAPDLDFWEKGCVSDSALCKLKTVKLSEMGGWPHEIEFIKYLLCRSPVLETLSIIPCVFDMENNLKMLIELVKCRRASSRAEVIFIHE, encoded by the exons ATGGCTGATGTGATGGGTCCTGACTTGATCAGTGACCTTCCTCAAAGCATTATAGAGAGTATTCTGGTGCAGCTTCCAATTAGAGATGCTGTGAGAAGTAGCATTTTGTCTAGTAAATGGAGGTACAAATGGGCTTCAATTACTCAACTTGTGTTTGATGACAAATGTGTGCCCTTTAATAATGATAGGGAGGTTGTTGAGAGGAGTGTTGTGAAGTTCATCACCAGGGTGTTGTTTCTTCACCAAGGGCCAATTCATAAGTTTCAAATTACGAATTCGAAGTTGCAGAGCTGTCCTGAAATTGATCAGTGGATTCTTTTCCTCTCGAGGAATGGTATCAAGGAGTTGGTTATGGAGTTGGGAGAAGGGGAGTTTTTTAGAATACCTTCAAGCCTTTTCAATTGTAGGAAGTTGACTAAGTTGGAGCTATCGCGGTGCGAGTTGGATCCGCCGCATAGTTTTAAGGGGTTTGTGTGCTTGAGGAGCCTCAACCTTCACCAAGTTTTGATATCCCCTGATGCAGTTGAGACCCTAATTTCCAGATGCCCTCTCTTGGAGAGTTTATCACTGtcatattttgataatttggCTCTTACTATCTGTGCCCCGAATCTTAAGTACTTGTATCTTGAAGGTGAATTCAAGGATATATGTCTTGAAGATACTCCACTTTTGGTTGAAATATCTATTGCTATGTATATGACTGATGACATTGCTGAGCACTTTGAGCAAAGCTCAAACTGCAATTTTCTGAAGTTTCTTGGTGGTGTGCCTAATCTTGAGAAGCTTGTAGGGCTTATCTACTTCACAAAG GGTTCATCGAACATACCAGTTGCTGTAGATGCTCCGGACTTGGATTTTTGGGAAAAAGGATGCGTTTCAGATTCTGCACTTTGCAAGCTTAAAACTGTGAAGTTGTCAGAAATGGGCGGTTGGCCACATGAGATAGAATTTATCAAATATTTGCTTTGCCGTTCTCCTGTGCTTGAGACATTGAGTATCATTCCTTGTGTATTTGACATGGAGAATAATTTGAAAATGTTGATCGAATTGGTGAAATGTCGAAGAGCTTCTTCTAGAGCAGAAGTTATTTTCATCCACGAGTGA
- the LOC137806395 gene encoding formiminotransferase cyclodeaminase-like protein produces the protein MDFNCTAKDQKKGVDQSILLCCKFFVSESRRMATLEAIECAARSNPETVIVNKFHDRAYNRARFTLVSYVLHDCTGSPVYSPLHQTVIAMAEAAFNTINLEFHDGAHPRLGAVDDIVFHPLGRASLDEAAWLAKAVSADIGNRFSVPVFLYAAAHPTGKELDTIRRELGYYRPNFRGSQWAGWAMPDTLPQSPDEGPNVVSRAKGISMIGARPWVALYNVPILCTDVSAARRIARKVSGRGGGLPTVQTLGLVHGEDSTEIACMLLESNVIGADRVQHRVEMLAAQEGLGVEKGYFTDFSPEMIVDQYMKLITANKS, from the exons ATGGATTTCAACTGCACTGCCAAG GATCAAAAGAAAGGCGTAGACCAATCCATCTTGCTATGCTGCAAGTTCTTCGTCTCCGAATCCCGCAGAATGGCCACTCTGGAGGCAATAGAATGCGCTGCGAGGTCAAATCCGGAAACGGTGATTGTGAACAAGTTTCACGATCGAGCCTACAACAGAGCCAGGTTCACTCTTGTCTCCTATGTTCTGCACGATTGCACAGGAAGTCCCGTCTACAGCCCCCTGCACCAAACCGTCATAGCCATGGCTGAGGCTGCCTTCAACACCATCAACCTCGAATTCCACGACGGCGCTCACCCTCGCTTGGGCGCAGTGGATGACATCGTTTTCCACCCTCTCGGACGCGCCTCACTGGATGAGGCAGCGTGGCTCGCCAAAGCGGTTTCAGCAGACATAGGCAACCGATTCAGTG TGCCAGTGTTTCTGTACGCCGCTGCCCACCCAACAGGGAAGGAGCTGGACACTATAAGGCGAGAGCTTGGGTACTACAGGCCCAACTTCCGAGGCAGCCAATGGGCTGGATGGGCCATGCCTGACACCCTCCCGCAGAGCCCAGACGAGGGGCCCAACGTGGTTTCACGGGCCAAAGGCATCTCAATGATCGGTGCTCGCCCTTGGGTGGCACTCTACAACGTGCCGATCCTGTGCACTGACGTGTCAGCAGCAAGAAGAATCGCACGGAAGGTGAGTGGTCGCGGTGGTGGGCTTCCCACAGTGCAAACGCTTGGGCTTGTCCATGGCGAGGACTCCACTGAGATAGCCTGCATGCTGCTGGAGTCCAACGTGATCGGAGCAGACAGAGTGCAGCACAGGGTGGAGATGCTGGCTGCACAAGAAGGACTTGGTGTGGAAAAGGGTTACTTCACTGACTTTTCTCCGGAAATGATTGTGGATCAATACATGAAATTAATCACTGCTAACAAATCCTGA